A region of Phocoena phocoena chromosome 17, mPhoPho1.1, whole genome shotgun sequence DNA encodes the following proteins:
- the TMEM74 gene encoding transmembrane protein 74, whose translation MELHYLAKKSSQAALCDAVDWSSGGLPRDQADAAATEAALCCQRHCTSTPRAPEREGSKLIPSPASPPPSLQDSAIQLDFLPPGLLNSGNNQIPAEQKVCDCCSQELETSFTYVDENINLEQRNRRSPSAKGSKHLGDLGWGNPNEWSPEAPISLISEDEDDASSEATSSGKSVDYGFISAILFLVTGILLVIISYVVPRDVTVDPNTVPAREMERLEKESARLGAHLDRCVIAGLCLLTLGGVVLSCLLMMSMWKGELYRRDRFASSKESAKLYGSFNFRMKTSTNENTLELSLVEEDALAVQS comes from the coding sequence ATGGAGCTCCACTATCTTGCTAAGAAGAGCAGCCAGGCAGCCCTGTGTGATGCTGTGGACTGGAGTTCAGGAGGGCTTCCCAGGGACCAGGCAGATGCAGCAGCCACTGAAGCTGCTCTCTGCTGCCAGAGACATTGTACGTCGACACCAAGAGCACCAGAGAGGGAAGGGTCTAAACTTATCCCTTCTCCAGcatcccctcccccttcactGCAAGACAGTGCTATTCAGCTAGACTTCTTGCCACCAGGGCTTCTCAACTCAGGGAACAACCAAATACCAGCAGAACAGAAAGTCTGTGACTGCTGTAGCCAGGAATTAGAAACCTCTTTTACCTATGTGGATGAGAATATCAACCTGGAGCAAAGGAACCGGCGCTCCCCTTCAGCAAAAGGGAGTAAGCACCTGGGAGACCTTGGCTGGGGAAATCCAAATGAGTGGTCCCCCGAGGCTCCCATATCGCTGATATCCGAAGATGAAGATGATGCAAGCTCGGAAGCCACCTCTTCAGGGAAGTCAGTAGACTATGGTTTCATAAGCGCCATCTTGTTCTTGGTCACTGGCATCTTGCTGGTGATCATCTCTTACGTTGTCCCACGGGATGTGACTGTGGATCCCAACACTGTGCCGGCCCGGGAGATGGAACGTCTGGAGAAGGAGAGCGCGAGGCTGGGGGCTCACCTAGACCGCTGTGTGATTGCCGGCCTCTGCCTTCTCACGCTTGGGGGGGTCGTTCTTTCCTGTTTGCTAATGATGTCCATGTGGAAGGGGGAGCTATATCGGCGTGACAGGTTTGCCTCTTCCAAAGAGTCTGCGAAACTCTACGGTTCATTCAACTTCAGGATGAAAACCAGCACTAATGAAAACACCCTGGAGCTGTCCTTGGTAGAGGAAGATGCTCTCGCTGTACAGAGTTAA